A DNA window from Microcystis aeruginosa NIES-843 contains the following coding sequences:
- a CDS encoding amino acid ABC transporter ATP-binding protein, with product MTTTTPVIVSEGLRKSYGSLEVLKGVTGTLYQGDVVSVIGPSGCGKSTFLRCLNRLETINGGRLEVMGIDISSPKLNQSVLRNLRSRVSMVFQHFNLFPHLTVLQNLVLAPKQVLHHSENEAKDTAIHYLEKVGLAPKADVYPDQLSGGQKQRVAIARSLCMKPEVILFDEPTSALDPELVGEVLNVMRQLADEGMTMVVVTHEMQFAKEVSNKVLFFNQGVIEEAGDPDTFFNNPHSERLQAFLSRINSN from the coding sequence ATGACCACTACCACCCCTGTGATTGTTAGTGAAGGTTTACGCAAAAGTTACGGCTCTTTAGAGGTACTTAAAGGAGTTACAGGCACTCTTTATCAAGGGGACGTGGTATCGGTAATCGGTCCCTCTGGCTGCGGCAAAAGTACCTTTTTACGCTGTCTCAATCGTTTGGAAACAATTAACGGTGGCCGCTTGGAGGTGATGGGGATTGACATCTCTTCCCCGAAGTTAAATCAATCGGTCCTCCGCAACTTACGCAGCCGGGTAAGTATGGTGTTTCAACACTTTAATCTTTTTCCCCATCTCACCGTTTTACAAAACTTGGTGTTGGCCCCCAAGCAAGTGTTACACCACTCGGAAAATGAGGCTAAAGATACGGCAATTCATTATCTGGAAAAGGTGGGATTAGCCCCAAAAGCCGATGTTTATCCCGACCAATTATCGGGAGGACAAAAACAACGAGTGGCGATCGCTCGCAGTCTCTGCATGAAACCAGAGGTGATTTTATTTGATGAACCCACTTCGGCCCTGGATCCGGAATTAGTCGGGGAAGTGTTAAACGTTATGCGTCAATTGGCCGATGAGGGGATGACTATGGTAGTCGTCACCCACGAAATGCAGTTCGCTAAGGAGGTCTCTAACAAGGTTTTGTTCTTTAATCAAGGTGTCATCGAAGAAGCAGGTGATCCCGACACCTTCTTTAATAATCCCCACAGCGAGCGCTTACAAGCCTTTTTAAGTCGCATCAATAGTAATTAG
- a CDS encoding lipid-A-disaccharide synthase-related protein, translated as MLKQVLFLSNGHGEDLNASLILGELQKIQPQLSIAALPLVGEGKAYQKLSVPIIAPTATMPSGGIIYTNPLNWIKDIGAGLISLTIKQIQAAFKVSKDCDLLIAVGDIVPIAIASLTGRPFVAFIVSTSSYYEGTIKLPLLTELCLRSKNCLRVFTRDKYTAIDLENRGIKKAIFAGYPIMDVLTPTGKDLELDRQIPMIALLAGSRLPEALSNLALQLQVCEEIVKIKPMQFRAAIVPSIRETDLENLAKQEGWHYLGAGKLEKNGALLCCYRDAFADILHHCDACLAMAGTAVEQAVGLGKPVLQIPGFGPQFTYPFAEAQMRLLGESVITIGQKPTEVNLFKNAAVKIIDILVDSRYLHRCLENGKIRVGESGGSRNIAEEIYSIFQK; from the coding sequence ATGCTTAAACAGGTTTTATTTCTTAGTAATGGTCATGGTGAGGATTTAAATGCTAGTTTAATTCTGGGGGAATTACAAAAAATTCAGCCCCAATTATCTATAGCTGCTTTGCCTTTAGTGGGAGAGGGAAAAGCTTATCAAAAATTGTCAGTACCAATTATTGCCCCCACTGCCACTATGCCATCGGGGGGAATTATTTATACCAATCCTTTGAATTGGATTAAGGATATTGGTGCGGGATTAATTAGTCTAACTATTAAACAAATTCAGGCAGCTTTTAAAGTTAGCAAGGATTGTGATTTATTGATAGCAGTGGGGGATATCGTGCCGATTGCGATCGCTAGTTTAACCGGTCGTCCTTTTGTGGCTTTTATTGTTTCTACTTCCAGTTATTACGAAGGCACAATTAAATTACCTTTACTCACGGAATTATGTTTAAGATCGAAGAATTGTTTAAGAGTTTTTACCAGGGATAAATATACAGCAATAGACCTAGAAAATCGGGGTATTAAAAAAGCGATTTTTGCCGGTTATCCGATTATGGATGTCTTAACACCAACGGGTAAAGATTTAGAATTAGATCGTCAAATTCCCATGATTGCTTTATTAGCGGGGAGTCGTTTACCCGAAGCTTTGAGTAATTTGGCTTTACAGTTACAAGTCTGTGAGGAAATAGTTAAAATTAAACCGATGCAGTTTCGGGCTGCCATCGTTCCTAGTATCAGAGAAACCGACTTAGAAAATTTAGCTAAACAAGAGGGATGGCATTATTTAGGAGCGGGAAAATTAGAGAAAAATGGGGCTTTATTGTGCTGTTATCGTGATGCTTTTGCCGATATTCTACACCATTGTGACGCTTGTTTAGCCATGGCGGGTACAGCAGTAGAACAAGCGGTGGGATTAGGAAAACCCGTCCTACAAATACCTGGATTTGGTCCCCAATTTACCTACCCTTTTGCCGAGGCACAAATGCGCTTATTAGGGGAATCGGTGATAACTATTGGACAGAAACCCACGGAGGTAAATTTATTTAAAAATGCCGCGGTTAAAATTATTGATATTTTGGTAGATTCTCGTTATTTACACAGATGTTTAGAAAATGGCAAAATTAGAGTGGGAGAGTCCGGAGGTAGCAGAAATATTGCCGAGGAAATTTATAGCATTTTTCAAAAGTAA
- a CDS encoding tetratricopeptide repeat protein, which yields MDNYPEIALSEITADLRELQRRSLLEEKEENRQRIFSFQPLVWEYAQYKAGDQRELHQKAIAYYLSIAQPDSWEILNDVQPYLEIFYHRYQLTEYDNAFDILRAIDDFLTRRGYYQTLADYYLELVTVYQQQEEQTNWKYTVSLTSLGNVYNSLGEYQKAIEFHQQSLAIFREIGDRGGEAASYNNLGNVYNSLGEYQKAIEFHQQSLAIKREIGDRGGEAKSYGNLGNVYYSLGEYQKASEFHQQSLAIDREIGDRGGEAYSYNNLGTVYSSLGEYQKAIEFYQQSLAIKREIGDRGGEAKSYGNLGNVYNSLGEYQKAIEFYQQSLAITREIGDRGGEASSYNNLGNVYNSLGEYQKAIEFYQQSLAITREIGDRGGEANSYMGLGNVYRSLGEYQKAIEFYQQSLAITRKIGDRWGEAASYNNLGNVYYSLREYQKAIEFHQQSLAIKREIGDRGGEANAWFNLGLTYYKLKRISEAKEAFLQSRELFQALGLAADVQDCDDKIRQLETQKYPLIVAFFLGVIKFPLVLIGGIIVALWRLLKRWLRKA from the coding sequence ATGGATAATTACCCGGAGATCGCACTGTCCGAGATCACGGCAGATCTGCGAGAATTACAGCGACGATCATTATTAGAAGAAAAAGAGGAAAATCGCCAGCGAATTTTTAGTTTTCAGCCTTTAGTTTGGGAATATGCACAATACAAAGCCGGCGATCAAAGGGAATTACACCAAAAAGCGATCGCCTATTATCTTTCTATTGCTCAACCCGACTCCTGGGAAATCCTCAACGATGTGCAACCTTACCTAGAAATTTTCTATCATCGCTATCAGTTAACCGAGTACGACAATGCTTTTGATATTCTCCGTGCTATCGATGATTTTCTCACCCGACGGGGGTATTATCAAACCCTAGCCGATTATTACCTTGAATTAGTCACTGTTTACCAACAACAGGAGGAGCAAACCAACTGGAAATATACCGTATCCCTCACCAGTTTAGGCAATGTTTACAATTCCCTAGGAGAATACCAAAAAGCGATCGAGTTTCATCAACAGTCTTTAGCAATCTTTCGGGAAATCGGTGATCGGGGAGGTGAAGCGGCATCCTACAATAATTTAGGCAATGTTTACAATTCCCTGGGAGAATACCAAAAAGCGATCGAGTTTCATCAACAGTCCTTAGCAATCAAACGCGAAATCGGTGATCGGGGGGGTGAAGCGAAATCCTACGGTAATTTAGGCAATGTTTACTATTCCCTAGGAGAATACCAAAAAGCGAGCGAGTTTCATCAACAGTCTTTAGCAATCGATCGGGAAATCGGTGATCGGGGGGGTGAAGCGTATTCCTACAATAATTTAGGCACTGTTTACTCTTCCCTTGGAGAATACCAAAAAGCGATCGAGTTTTATCAACAGTCCTTAGCAATCAAACGGGAAATCGGTGATCGGGGGGGTGAAGCGAAATCCTACGGTAATTTAGGCAATGTTTACAATTCCCTAGGAGAATACCAAAAAGCGATCGAGTTTTATCAACAGTCTTTAGCAATCACACGCGAAATCGGTGATCGGGGGGGTGAAGCGTCTTCCTACAATAATTTAGGCAATGTTTACAATTCCCTTGGAGAATACCAAAAAGCGATCGAGTTTTATCAACAGTCTTTAGCAATCACACGCGAAATCGGTGATCGGGGGGGTGAAGCGAATTCCTACATGGGTTTAGGCAATGTTTACCGTTCCCTAGGAGAATACCAAAAAGCGATCGAGTTTTATCAACAATCCTTAGCAATCACGCGAAAAATCGGTGATCGGTGGGGTGAAGCGGCATCCTACAATAATTTAGGCAATGTTTACTATTCCCTAAGAGAATACCAAAAAGCGATCGAGTTTCATCAACAGTCTTTAGCAATCAAACGGGAAATCGGTGATCGGGGGGGTGAAGCGAATGCTTGGTTTAATCTGGGACTTACCTACTATAAACTCAAACGTATATCGGAAGCGAAAGAAGCATTTCTTCAGTCGCGGGAATTATTTCAAGCATTGGGGTTAGCAGCGGATGTTCAAGATTGCGATGATAAAATTCGGCAATTAGAAACCCAAAAATATCCCTTAATCGTTGCTTTCTTTCTGGGGGTGATTAAGTTTCCTTTAGTTTTAATTGGGGGGATAATAGTGGCATTGTGGCGATTGTTAAAAAGATGGTTGAGGAAAGCATAA
- the lysS gene encoding lysine--tRNA ligase produces the protein MFWSDKIAADAQINQVVNDSKTPSGRVHVGSLRGVVIHDVIDRALKHGGKSSKFLYGVDDYDALDTVPHYLDREKFAPYLGFPLCNVPSPDNSASDYAKYFMGEFLEVFEHLGVRPEVYYLRDLYRSGRLNSYIDTFLKNAHLVREAYLEVSKARRPDNWYPFQIACENCGKIATTVVSDYNGSEVFYTCKPDATDWVQGCGHSGWVSPFNGNGKLPWKVEWVAKWDLLGITIELAGKDHSQKGGSRDVANAICRKVLRKQPPFHSPYEFILVNGTKMSSSKGVGSSAKEIAELLPPELLRFLMLRTQPKTVINFAPNYETTTRLFRDYDSLADKYQALSADAQQESALPEELMPLFYSQLDGAIKPYHPVDLSTLISLLQVPHLDIRQEIEKRSNQALSEYDWQIANQRISVAQKWLADYADEEEKLVLYLDRVPEKVRDLTQEQVAYLRQLTHSLTDVKVWEADELQTTLFATAKELEMQQPLAFKAVYLSFLGKERGPKAGALLSYLERDFVITRLQDVVQINESQLALISE, from the coding sequence ATGTTTTGGTCCGACAAAATTGCTGCGGATGCACAAATAAACCAAGTTGTCAACGATTCAAAAACACCGTCTGGAAGAGTTCATGTTGGATCGTTGAGAGGGGTTGTGATCCATGATGTGATTGATCGAGCCTTGAAACATGGTGGTAAATCATCGAAATTCCTCTATGGTGTTGATGATTATGATGCACTTGATACTGTTCCCCATTATCTCGATCGAGAGAAGTTTGCACCTTACTTAGGGTTTCCCCTTTGCAATGTCCCTTCACCGGACAATAGTGCCAGCGATTATGCAAAGTACTTCATGGGGGAGTTTCTAGAGGTTTTCGAGCATTTGGGGGTTAGACCAGAGGTTTACTACTTGCGTGATCTATACCGCTCAGGTCGCTTGAATTCCTACATTGATACCTTCCTCAAAAACGCTCATTTGGTCAGAGAAGCCTATCTAGAGGTAAGCAAAGCGCGTCGGCCAGATAACTGGTATCCCTTTCAGATCGCTTGTGAAAATTGCGGCAAGATTGCAACAACGGTTGTGTCAGATTATAACGGGTCAGAAGTTTTCTACACTTGCAAACCTGATGCAACGGATTGGGTTCAAGGTTGTGGTCATTCAGGCTGGGTTTCTCCTTTTAATGGCAATGGTAAATTACCTTGGAAAGTTGAGTGGGTGGCAAAGTGGGATCTATTGGGAATCACCATTGAGCTTGCGGGTAAAGATCACTCCCAGAAAGGAGGATCTAGAGATGTTGCGAATGCAATTTGCCGAAAAGTGCTACGAAAACAGCCACCTTTCCATTCACCCTACGAATTCATTTTGGTCAATGGCACGAAGATGAGTTCATCAAAGGGGGTTGGTTCAAGCGCCAAAGAAATCGCTGAGTTACTTCCTCCTGAGCTACTTCGATTTTTAATGCTACGAACTCAGCCTAAGACGGTTATTAACTTTGCGCCCAATTATGAAACGACAACCAGGCTATTTAGAGACTACGATTCTCTAGCTGATAAGTATCAAGCTTTATCAGCAGATGCCCAGCAAGAATCTGCTTTGCCTGAAGAGTTAATGCCATTGTTTTACTCTCAACTTGATGGAGCAATTAAGCCTTACCATCCTGTTGATCTCAGCACGCTGATTTCTTTACTGCAAGTGCCTCACCTCGATATTCGTCAAGAGATTGAAAAACGTAGTAATCAGGCTTTAAGCGAATATGATTGGCAAATTGCCAATCAAAGGATTTCAGTTGCCCAAAAATGGTTGGCGGACTATGCTGACGAAGAAGAGAAATTGGTTCTTTATCTTGACAGGGTTCCTGAGAAAGTTAGGGACTTGACTCAAGAGCAGGTTGCTTATCTCAGACAGCTAACTCATAGCTTGACAGATGTTAAGGTTTGGGAAGCTGACGAATTGCAAACAACTTTATTTGCAACAGCAAAAGAGTTAGAAATGCAGCAACCCCTTGCATTTAAAGCTGTTTATTTATCGTTCTTAGGTAAAGAGCGTGGGCCAAAAGCTGGAGCTTTGCTGTCATATTTAGAGCGTGATTTTGTGATTACTCGTCTTCAAGATGTTGTGCAAATAAATGAATCTCAGCTTGCTCTTATTTCTGAATAG
- a CDS encoding class I SAM-dependent methyltransferase — protein sequence MLRPEERTKLDPTKDSDFYAFPRFVTHVDEGFIDRLTALYREILSPNTRILDLMSSWVSHLPEEMEFEHIEGHGMNGEELAKNPRLHSYFVQDLNAQPKLPLGDSSFDAVLITVSVQYLQYPEAIFAELYRILKPNGLVVVSFSNRMFYQKAIAAWRDNSDLGRVALVKSYFKSVAGFREVQAIVRPATTPSFLQMLGIMVADPFYAVIGKKESSLGL from the coding sequence ATGCTCCGACCCGAAGAAAGAACTAAACTCGATCCGACCAAAGACAGCGATTTTTATGCTTTTCCCCGCTTCGTCACCCACGTGGATGAGGGTTTTATCGATCGATTAACCGCTCTCTACCGAGAGATATTATCGCCGAATACGCGCATTTTAGACCTGATGAGCAGCTGGGTGTCCCATTTACCGGAGGAGATGGAATTTGAGCATATCGAAGGTCACGGGATGAATGGGGAGGAGTTAGCCAAAAATCCCCGCTTGCATAGTTATTTTGTCCAAGACCTGAATGCACAGCCAAAATTGCCCCTAGGGGATAGTTCTTTTGATGCGGTGTTAATCACAGTGTCGGTGCAGTATTTGCAGTATCCAGAGGCGATTTTTGCGGAACTGTATCGTATTTTAAAGCCTAATGGTCTGGTGGTGGTCAGTTTTTCCAATCGGATGTTTTACCAAAAAGCGATCGCTGCTTGGCGCGATAATAGCGATTTAGGCCGGGTGGCCCTAGTGAAATCCTATTTTAAATCGGTGGCGGGATTTAGGGAAGTACAGGCGATCGTTCGTCCTGCTACTACCCCCAGTTTCCTGCAAATGTTAGGAATTATGGTTGCCGATCCCTTCTATGCAGTGATAGGAAAAAAAGAATCTTCTCTAGGATTATAG
- a CDS encoding DUF1257 domain-containing protein, translating to MSHFSTLRTKITDAEILKASLRDLGISVKTEADVRGYNGQRVRSDIVAVLDGEYDLGWSRNTDGSFDLIADLWGVAKKHNQTELINSINQKYAVNKTLSEVKQRGLQNANVKLVVQS from the coding sequence ATGTCTCATTTTAGCACTCTCCGGACCAAAATCACCGATGCCGAAATCCTCAAAGCTTCTCTCCGCGACCTCGGTATTAGCGTAAAAACCGAAGCTGATGTTCGTGGTTACAACGGTCAACGGGTTCGCTCCGACATCGTTGCTGTTCTCGATGGCGAATATGATCTCGGTTGGTCCCGCAACACCGACGGCAGTTTCGATTTAATCGCTGACCTCTGGGGTGTAGCCAAAAAACACAATCAAACCGAATTGATCAACTCGATCAACCAAAAATACGCTGTGAACAAAACCCTATCCGAAGTGAAACAGCGCGGTCTGCAAAACGCTAACGTTAAGCTAGTCGTTCAAAGCTAA
- a CDS encoding ABC transporter permease subunit (The N-terminal region of this protein, as described by TIGR01726, is a three transmembrane segment that identifies a subfamily of ABC transporter permease subunits, which specificities that include histidine, arginine, glutamine, glutamate, L-cystine (sic), the opines (in Agrobacterium) octopine and nopaline, etc.) — MIKFWRGRAVQRVIFALLGLVLALGLTVIPAFSQTPPNPFRVATEATFPPFEFQQGGQLTGFDIDLMRAIGEEADLNIDFRNLPFDGIIPALQARTVEAAISGMTITAERAQAISFSRPYFRAGLAIAVREDNKTIKNFEDLKGKRIAVQIGTTGALEATKIPGATVSQFDSAALALQELINGRVEAVVNDKPVTLYAIKQAGLRGVKVVGELLTEEFYGIALPKNSPYLQLINDALGRVIESGRYDAIFRQWFGEKPPELPLVAPALKNLQESSFNWGELFYNLIFKGVPWTILLTVLSFLFGLIGGTLVAIALISPYKWLKIICRIYVDFFRGTPMLVQLFLIYFGLPGLFREIGLNIDLDRLPAALFALSLNVAAYLAEIMRGGIQSIDNGQWEACSSLGMSPVQTMHEVIFSQAFRRMLPPLGNEFITLIKDTSLAAVIGFEELFRQGQLMVATTYKAFEIYIAVAVVYLVLTTLSSVVFKRLEIYMDPLHKSKQEQKA; from the coding sequence ATGATTAAATTTTGGCGAGGGCGGGCGGTACAGAGAGTTATCTTTGCCTTGTTAGGATTAGTCTTGGCGCTCGGATTAACTGTTATTCCGGCTTTTTCTCAGACCCCTCCTAATCCTTTTCGAGTAGCAACGGAAGCGACTTTTCCGCCCTTTGAATTTCAACAAGGGGGACAATTAACTGGGTTTGATATCGATTTAATGCGGGCGATTGGGGAGGAAGCCGATCTCAACATTGACTTTAGAAATTTACCCTTTGATGGCATTATTCCGGCTCTACAAGCGAGAACAGTGGAAGCCGCTATTAGTGGCATGACTATCACCGCCGAACGCGCCCAAGCGATTTCTTTTTCTCGACCTTATTTTAGGGCTGGTTTAGCGATCGCTGTTCGGGAAGATAATAAGACAATTAAAAATTTTGAAGACTTAAAAGGCAAAAGAATTGCCGTCCAAATTGGCACAACGGGAGCCTTAGAAGCGACAAAAATACCGGGGGCAACAGTTAGTCAATTTGACTCGGCGGCTTTAGCTTTGCAGGAATTAATTAATGGTCGAGTTGAGGCGGTAGTTAACGATAAACCCGTGACTTTGTATGCAATTAAACAAGCGGGTTTACGGGGAGTAAAAGTTGTCGGAGAATTATTAACGGAGGAATTCTATGGCATTGCTTTACCCAAAAATTCCCCCTATCTCCAGTTAATTAATGATGCTCTCGGTCGAGTCATAGAAAGTGGTCGGTACGATGCTATTTTTAGGCAATGGTTTGGAGAAAAACCGCCAGAATTACCTTTAGTTGCCCCAGCTTTAAAGAATTTACAGGAATCAAGTTTTAACTGGGGAGAATTATTCTATAACCTGATTTTTAAAGGGGTTCCCTGGACAATTCTGTTAACAGTTCTGTCTTTTCTGTTCGGGTTAATCGGCGGAACTTTAGTGGCCATTGCCCTGATTTCTCCCTACAAATGGTTAAAAATAATTTGCCGCATCTATGTGGATTTCTTTCGGGGAACACCGATGCTGGTGCAATTATTCTTGATCTATTTTGGTTTGCCAGGGTTGTTCCGAGAAATTGGCTTAAATATCGACTTAGATCGTTTACCGGCGGCCCTATTTGCCCTAAGTTTAAATGTGGCGGCCTATTTAGCTGAAATTATGCGCGGCGGTATTCAATCGATCGATAATGGTCAATGGGAAGCTTGTTCTAGTCTAGGAATGTCCCCAGTGCAAACCATGCACGAGGTGATTTTTTCCCAAGCTTTTCGCCGGATGTTGCCACCCTTGGGGAATGAATTTATCACCCTAATTAAAGATACCAGTTTAGCGGCAGTAATCGGTTTTGAAGAGTTATTCCGGCAAGGTCAGTTAATGGTAGCCACTACCTATAAAGCTTTCGAGATTTATATCGCTGTTGCTGTAGTTTATTTGGTTTTAACTACCCTTTCCTCTGTGGTATTTAAGCGCTTAGAGATTTATATGGATCCCCTACATAAATCTAAACAGGAACAGAAAGCTTAG
- a CDS encoding stress-responsive protein Ycf46 yields MKEELEILVKAQYPLIYLVTSEEERAEEAISKIAQLNTQHRRVFVWTVTHGMIELGQPRQTSQHNTVSPEAAIEWVVRQREAGIYIFKDLHPFITSAPVTRWLRDAIASFKGTEKIIILMSPLQEVPIELEKDVVVLDFPLPDMGELDTVLSQHLGKNQNRRTTTEVREKLLKAALGLTKDEAEKVYRKAHVKANKLTEDEVEIVLSEKKQLIRRNGILEYVEEDETINAVGGLEELKKWLKQRSNAFTERARGYGLPQPKGMLILGVPGCGKSLIAKTTSRLWGLPLLRLDMGRVYDGSMVGRSEANLRNALKTAESISPAILFIDELDKAFAGGTGSADSDGGTSSRIFGSFLTWMQEKTSPVFVMATANRIERLPGEFLRKGRFDEIFFVDLPNSEERQDIFNIHLTKRRSDISRFDLEQLAKVSDGFSGAEIEQALIAAMYEAFAQDREFTQLDIIAAIKATLPLSRTMTEQVTALRDWARQRARPASASVAEYQRLEF; encoded by the coding sequence ATGAAAGAAGAGCTAGAAATTCTCGTCAAGGCTCAGTATCCCCTGATTTACCTCGTCACCTCCGAGGAGGAAAGGGCGGAAGAAGCCATCAGCAAAATAGCCCAACTAAATACACAACATCGACGGGTGTTTGTCTGGACTGTCACCCACGGCATGATCGAACTAGGTCAACCGCGCCAAACCAGTCAACATAATACCGTGTCGCCAGAAGCGGCGATCGAATGGGTAGTGCGTCAACGGGAAGCGGGCATCTACATCTTCAAAGACCTGCATCCGTTCATCACTTCCGCTCCGGTCACTCGCTGGTTGAGAGATGCGATCGCAAGCTTTAAAGGAACCGAAAAAATCATTATTTTAATGTCTCCCCTGCAAGAAGTCCCCATAGAACTAGAGAAAGACGTAGTAGTTCTAGATTTTCCCCTGCCGGACATGGGAGAGTTAGATACAGTTCTCTCGCAACACCTAGGCAAAAATCAAAATCGTCGTACCACCACAGAGGTCCGGGAAAAACTCCTGAAAGCGGCCTTAGGCTTAACCAAAGATGAAGCCGAAAAAGTTTACCGCAAAGCCCATGTAAAAGCGAACAAATTGACGGAAGACGAGGTAGAAATCGTCCTTTCCGAGAAAAAACAACTGATTCGCCGCAACGGAATTTTAGAATACGTTGAAGAAGACGAGACCATCAACGCCGTCGGTGGTCTGGAAGAATTAAAAAAATGGTTAAAACAGCGATCGAACGCCTTTACAGAAAGAGCCAGAGGTTACGGACTCCCCCAACCGAAAGGAATGCTAATTTTAGGAGTACCAGGCTGTGGTAAGTCCTTAATCGCTAAAACCACCTCGCGCCTCTGGGGTTTACCGCTCCTGCGCTTAGATATGGGACGGGTTTACGATGGTTCCATGGTGGGACGGTCTGAGGCTAACCTGCGTAATGCCCTAAAAACTGCTGAATCCATCTCTCCGGCCATTCTTTTCATCGATGAATTAGATAAAGCTTTTGCCGGTGGCACGGGATCCGCCGATTCCGATGGGGGAACCTCTAGCCGCATCTTCGGCTCCTTCCTGACTTGGATGCAGGAAAAAACCTCGCCCGTCTTCGTCATGGCCACAGCTAACCGGATTGAACGGCTACCGGGGGAATTTCTCCGCAAGGGGCGCTTCGATGAAATCTTCTTTGTCGATTTGCCCAATTCCGAAGAAAGACAAGATATCTTTAATATTCACCTGACTAAACGACGCTCCGACATTTCTCGCTTCGATTTGGAGCAGTTAGCCAAGGTATCCGATGGGTTTTCCGGTGCGGAAATAGAACAGGCGCTGATTGCCGCCATGTATGAGGCCTTCGCCCAAGATCGCGAATTCACGCAATTGGACATTATTGCGGCGATTAAGGCGACTCTGCCCCTATCTCGCACCATGACCGAACAGGTAACTGCCCTGCGTGATTGGGCCAGACAACGCGCCCGACCTGCTTCGGCCTCCGTCGCTGAGTACCAGCGATTGGAGTTCTAA
- a CDS encoding formylglycine-generating enzyme family protein → MRNVGYDMHGNVWEWCADTWHDNYHGAPRDGSVWIENGDDNRSPLRGGSWYYYPPYCRSASRDNYGRRDLNFNLGFRVVCGAGRTL, encoded by the coding sequence GTGCGGAATGTGGGCTACGATATGCACGGCAATGTCTGGGAATGGTGCGCCGATACTTGGCACGATAATTATCATGGTGCGCCGAGGGATGGCAGTGTCTGGATAGAAAATGGGGATGATAATCGTTCTCCTCTGCGGGGCGGTTCTTGGTACTACTATCCGCCTTACTGCCGTTCCGCTTCCCGCGACAACTACGGCCGCCGCGACCTCAACTTCAACCTCGGTTTTCGGGTGGTGTGCGGTGCTGGGAGGACCCTGTAA
- a CDS encoding DUF4164 family protein, which produces MSNETVTYSLESVLKEIKDSIKEVNQKIDTFQQDVNQKFDSLQKDFNQKFDKIDERLTKLEVGQAKLTEKVDGMDRRLEKVEGTQKNQVWTLIILLGGAIGTAAWRSFFSGNP; this is translated from the coding sequence ATGTCTAACGAAACCGTTACTTATAGTCTTGAATCCGTCCTCAAGGAAATCAAAGACAGCATCAAGGAAGTTAACCAAAAAATCGATACCTTCCAACAGGATGTTAACCAGAAATTTGACAGCCTACAGAAGGATTTTAACCAGAAATTTGATAAAATCGACGAACGGCTAACTAAGCTAGAGGTAGGACAGGCAAAACTAACTGAGAAAGTCGATGGGATGGATAGAAGACTAGAAAAGGTGGAAGGAACCCAAAAAAATCAAGTTTGGACGTTAATTATTCTTTTAGGAGGAGCGATCGGCACAGCAGCGTGGCGCTCTTTCTTTTCTGGCAATCCTTAG
- a CDS encoding DUF4164 family protein, producing the protein MSNETVTYSLESVLKEIKDSIKEVNQKIDTFQQDVNQKFDSLQKDFNQKFDSLQKDVNQKFDSLQKDFNQKFDKIDERLTKLEVGQAKLTEKVDGMDRRLEKLEGTQKNQVWTLIILLGGAIGTAAWRSFFSGNP; encoded by the coding sequence ATGTCTAACGAAACCGTTACTTATAGTCTTGAATCCGTCCTCAAGGAAATCAAAGACAGCATCAAGGAAGTTAACCAAAAAATCGATACCTTCCAACAGGATGTTAACCAGAAATTTGACAGCCTACAGAAGGATTTTAACCAGAAATTTGACAGCCTACAGAAAGATGTTAACCAGAAATTTGACAGCCTACAGAAGGATTTTAACCAGAAATTTGACAAAATCGACGAACGGCTAACTAAGCTAGAGGTAGGACAGGCAAAACTAACTGAGAAAGTCGATGGGATGGATAGAAGACTAGAAAAGCTGGAAGGAACCCAAAAAAATCAAGTTTGGACGTTAATTATTCTTTTAGGAGGGGCCATCGGCACGGCAGCGTGGCGCTCTTTCTTTTCTGGTAATCCTTAG